A genomic region of Nitrospirota bacterium contains the following coding sequences:
- a CDS encoding efflux RND transporter permease subunit: MNFTDIFIRRPVLAAVVSLMILLLGLRAWTELNVRQYPEMKNAVVTVATTFVGADAELIQGFITTPLEREIASAQGIDYIQSTSLPGVSSIQAYLRLDYDPNEALTQIAAKVNKVRRDLPEGSEDPVVELSVGETIAAMYMSFYSDILDNNQITDYLVRVIQPRLSTLPGVQRALIIGDRTFAMRVWLKPERLAALNLTASDVQAALQANNVQAAVGATKGALVSVDLKADTDLQTAEEFRHLVIRSEGDAIVRLGDVADVVLGAETYSTEVSFNGQSATFIGVEVAPDANSLDVVARVRQEWPDILAQLPQGLQANIPYDSTRYIRNAINEVVITLAEAVIIVIVVIFLFLGSLRSVIIPAVTVPLSIIGALFLMWVMGFSINLLTLLAMVLAIGMVVDDAIIVLENIHRHIEAGMRPFDAAIKGARELGLPVIAMTITLVAVYLPIGFIGGMTGTLFVEFAFALAGAVLLSGVIALTLSPMMCSRLLRSRDQSSGRRLEKWLDRQFDRLRHGYQRRLHGALNDKQVIAAFGVIVLTSTYFLYLTSPRELAPEEDQGFMLIFSQSDPYSSLDYLTRFTNELTAIANNIPEKENYFLMNGVGGSGSAVGTNTAISGIVMKPWDERERKTQPVIQDVQQKAGQIAGLQNAVFAPPPLPTGGAGFPVEFVVASTQPVQVLNEVAGGILQRGFESRKFIFLDTDLKIDKPRINIEVDRDKAALLGIDMRQLGSDLAAMMSGGYVNRFSMESRSYKVIPQVQRTDRLNADQLTEYYTRTGSGKLVPLSTLVTLRESVEPQQLKRFQQLNAVVISGVPRPGVTLGQALGVLEQAAKEVLPPGYTVDYAGQSRQFKTEGAALVLTFFFALIIIYLVLAAQFESFRDPVVMLVTVPMSICGALIFVSLGLTTINIYTQVGLVTLIGVISKHGILIVEFANRLQEQGRTKREAIEEAAAIRLRPVLMTTAALVLAVVPLLIATGPGAAARFSIGLVIATGMTIGTAFTLFVVPAVYLYLGRDYAAQPSTRPVSTLSHSEEARA, translated from the coding sequence ATGAACTTCACGGACATCTTCATTCGGCGACCCGTACTGGCCGCGGTGGTGAGCCTCATGATCCTATTGCTCGGCCTGCGCGCCTGGACCGAGTTGAACGTCCGCCAGTACCCCGAAATGAAAAACGCGGTGGTCACGGTCGCAACGACCTTTGTCGGGGCGGACGCGGAGTTGATCCAGGGGTTCATCACCACGCCGCTCGAGCGGGAAATCGCGAGTGCACAAGGCATCGACTACATCCAGTCCACGAGTCTCCCGGGCGTGAGCTCGATCCAGGCCTATCTTCGCCTGGACTACGATCCGAACGAAGCGCTGACCCAAATCGCCGCCAAAGTCAACAAGGTCCGCCGCGACCTGCCCGAGGGCAGCGAGGACCCGGTGGTCGAGCTGTCGGTGGGTGAGACGATCGCCGCGATGTACATGAGCTTCTACAGCGACATCCTCGACAACAATCAGATCACGGATTACCTGGTGCGCGTGATCCAGCCCCGGTTGTCGACGTTGCCGGGCGTGCAGCGCGCGCTCATCATCGGCGATCGGACCTTTGCCATGCGCGTCTGGCTCAAGCCGGAACGTCTGGCGGCGCTCAACCTCACCGCAAGCGACGTCCAGGCCGCGCTTCAAGCCAACAACGTCCAGGCCGCGGTGGGCGCCACCAAGGGCGCGTTGGTCTCGGTCGACCTCAAAGCGGACACCGACCTTCAGACCGCGGAAGAATTTCGTCATCTAGTGATCCGCTCCGAGGGTGACGCGATCGTGCGCCTCGGCGACGTGGCCGATGTGGTATTGGGCGCCGAGACATACAGCACCGAGGTGTCGTTCAACGGGCAAAGCGCAACGTTTATCGGGGTCGAAGTGGCTCCCGACGCCAACTCCCTGGACGTGGTCGCTCGGGTTCGCCAAGAGTGGCCGGACATCTTGGCGCAGTTGCCGCAGGGCCTGCAAGCCAACATCCCGTACGACAGCACGCGCTACATCCGCAACGCCATCAACGAGGTCGTCATCACGCTCGCCGAAGCGGTCATTATCGTGATCGTGGTGATCTTTCTATTCCTGGGCTCGCTGCGATCCGTGATCATTCCCGCGGTCACGGTGCCGTTGTCCATCATCGGCGCATTGTTCCTGATGTGGGTGATGGGCTTTTCCATCAACCTGCTCACGTTGTTGGCGATGGTGCTGGCCATCGGCATGGTGGTGGACGACGCCATCATCGTGCTGGAGAACATCCATCGCCACATCGAGGCCGGCATGAGGCCGTTCGACGCCGCCATCAAGGGCGCGCGCGAGTTGGGCCTGCCCGTGATCGCCATGACCATCACGCTGGTCGCGGTGTACCTGCCGATCGGCTTCATCGGCGGCATGACCGGGACGTTGTTCGTGGAGTTCGCGTTTGCGCTGGCGGGCGCCGTGCTGCTCTCCGGGGTCATCGCGCTCACGCTTTCGCCCATGATGTGCAGCAGACTCTTGCGTTCGCGCGACCAAAGCAGCGGGCGCCGCCTGGAGAAGTGGTTGGATCGGCAATTCGATCGACTGCGACACGGGTATCAGCGCCGCCTGCACGGCGCGCTCAACGACAAACAGGTCATCGCCGCGTTCGGCGTGATCGTGCTGACGAGCACGTACTTCCTGTACCTGACCTCGCCGCGGGAGCTGGCACCGGAAGAGGATCAGGGCTTCATGTTGATCTTTTCGCAGAGCGATCCGTACTCCTCGCTCGATTACCTCACGCGGTTCACCAACGAGTTGACCGCGATCGCGAACAACATTCCGGAGAAAGAGAACTACTTTTTGATGAACGGCGTGGGCGGGAGCGGATCAGCGGTGGGGACCAACACCGCGATCTCCGGTATCGTCATGAAACCATGGGACGAACGCGAACGGAAGACCCAGCCCGTCATCCAGGACGTGCAGCAGAAAGCGGGACAGATCGCAGGGCTACAGAATGCCGTGTTCGCCCCGCCGCCCCTGCCCACGGGCGGCGCGGGGTTTCCGGTCGAGTTCGTGGTCGCCAGCACGCAGCCGGTCCAGGTGCTCAACGAAGTGGCCGGGGGCATTCTCCAACGAGGGTTCGAGAGCCGCAAGTTCATCTTCTTGGACACGGACCTCAAGATCGACAAACCGCGCATCAACATCGAGGTGGATCGCGACAAGGCCGCGCTGCTCGGGATCGATATGCGCCAACTGGGGAGCGATCTGGCCGCCATGATGTCGGGCGGGTACGTCAATCGGTTCTCGATGGAGAGCCGGAGCTACAAGGTCATTCCGCAGGTCCAGCGCACGGATCGTTTGAACGCCGACCAGCTCACGGAGTACTACACGCGGACCGGGTCCGGCAAGCTGGTGCCGCTCTCCACGCTGGTGACTTTGCGCGAATCCGTGGAACCGCAACAGCTCAAACGCTTCCAGCAGCTCAACGCCGTGGTGATCTCCGGCGTACCGCGACCGGGCGTGACGTTGGGCCAGGCGCTGGGCGTGCTCGAACAGGCGGCCAAGGAGGTTCTGCCGCCGGGCTACACCGTGGACTACGCGGGCCAGTCGCGTCAGTTCAAGACCGAGGGCGCGGCCTTGGTGCTGACGTTCTTCTTCGCGCTGATTATCATCTACCTCGTACTCGCGGCGCAGTTCGAGAGCTTCCGAGACCCCGTGGTTATGCTGGTCACGGTGCCCATGTCCATCTGCGGGGCATTGATCTTCGTGAGCCTGGGACTGACCACCATCAACATCTACACCCAAGTCGGCCTCGTCACGCTCATCGGCGTGATCAGCAAACACGGCATCTTGATCGTGGAATTCGCCAACCGACTGCAGGAACAAGGCCGAACCAAACGGGAAGCGATCGAAGAAGCCGCCGCCATCCGCTTGCGCCCGGTGCTCATGACCACCGCGGCCCTGGTCCTCGCGGTGGTCCCGCTGCTGATCGCGACCGGCCCGGGCGCCGCCGCTCGTTTTTCCATCGGCCTGGTCATCGCGACCGGCATGACCATCGGGACCGCATTCACGCTGTTCGTCGTGCCCGCCGTCTACCTGTACTTGGGCCGCGACTACGCCGCACAGCCTTCCACCAGACCCGTCTCAACGCTCTCCCATTCCGAAGAAGCGCGCGCCTAG
- a CDS encoding efflux RND transporter periplasmic adaptor subunit: MNKRMVIMLVSTGVVFGAIFGFKWFGNKMMNQFFDNMPIPPVAITVTEALEQTWPATIDAVGTVTAVNGIAVSAEVAGVVQSIRFQSGERTTEGTILVTLDSVMDQAELRTLEAQRDLAETELARGRELFGSEVMAKSQFDKLESEAAQAAARVEAQRALIAKKTIRAPFAGVLGIRQANLGQYVSPGTPLVTLQSLDPIYVNFALPEQRLGILAVGMPVAASVDAFPDASFEGRLTAIEPRVDENTRNFNAQATFRNASTRLQPGLFARIHIALPNAESYVVIPQTAVSYNPYGNSVYIVQAAPPTAGEAPQGDVQAAGDSEGPQLVVNRRLIKTGPTRGDFVAVLEGIQPGERVATSGLLKLRNGAAVVINNAVEPGAKLNPSPPES; this comes from the coding sequence GTGAACAAGCGAATGGTCATCATGTTGGTGTCGACGGGCGTGGTCTTCGGCGCCATCTTCGGGTTCAAGTGGTTCGGCAACAAGATGATGAACCAGTTCTTCGACAACATGCCGATCCCGCCGGTGGCGATCACGGTCACCGAGGCTCTCGAGCAAACATGGCCCGCCACCATCGACGCGGTCGGCACGGTCACCGCGGTCAACGGCATCGCGGTCAGCGCCGAGGTCGCCGGTGTGGTTCAGTCCATTCGGTTTCAATCCGGAGAACGCACCACCGAGGGCACCATCTTGGTTACCCTCGACTCCGTGATGGACCAGGCTGAGCTGCGAACCCTGGAAGCGCAGAGAGACCTGGCCGAGACGGAGTTGGCTCGCGGACGAGAGCTGTTCGGGTCTGAGGTCATGGCCAAGTCACAGTTCGACAAACTGGAAAGCGAAGCAGCCCAGGCTGCGGCCCGGGTCGAGGCGCAGCGCGCCCTCATCGCCAAGAAGACGATCCGCGCCCCGTTTGCGGGGGTGCTCGGGATCAGGCAGGCCAACCTCGGACAGTACGTGAGCCCGGGCACGCCGCTGGTGACCCTCCAGTCGCTGGATCCGATTTATGTGAACTTCGCCCTGCCCGAACAACGCCTGGGGATACTGGCCGTCGGGATGCCCGTCGCCGCCAGCGTCGATGCGTTTCCCGACGCCAGCTTTGAGGGACGCCTCACCGCGATTGAACCGCGGGTGGATGAAAATACGCGCAACTTCAACGCCCAGGCCACATTCCGCAACGCGAGCACCCGCCTCCAGCCCGGGCTCTTTGCGCGCATTCACATCGCGCTGCCCAACGCGGAGAGCTACGTGGTGATCCCGCAAACCGCGGTCAGCTATAACCCCTACGGCAACTCGGTGTACATCGTGCAAGCAGCGCCGCCTACCGCAGGAGAGGCCCCCCAAGGGGACGTGCAGGCAGCGGGCGACAGCGAGGGGCCCCAGTTGGTGGTGAACCGACGGTTGATCAAGACCGGCCCCACCCGAGGCGACTTTGTAGCGGTGCTCGAGGGGATTCAACCCGGCGAACGCGTCGCGACCTCGGGGCTGCTCAAGCTGCGAAACGGTGCGGCCGTGGTGATCAACAATGCGGTCGAACCCGGCGCGAAATTGAATCCCTCCCCCCCTGAAAGCTAG
- a CDS encoding radical SAM protein, translated as MTTDLDLPLLTPRQEDFKPFLIAWNLTKRCNLRCAHCYLSAGERDAGSIDELTTEECYRVVDEMAAVNPASILVLTGGEPLLRRDIPQIARYATTKGMMVVVGTNGTLLTDAKIRELLDAGVMGVSISVDSLDEHNHDAFRRLPGALKGSLAGIEACRRNGLQFQVHTTASSMNYDEIPRIMEFAHRAGARVYNLFFLVCTGRGEEMSDITPEQYEQVLGYLLDVQTKFPGMLVRSRCAPHFKRIAYEKNPESPITKAQGYEGGGCLAGTHYARITPEGDLTPCPFMPLSVGNLRQSGFEALWHNSPVFADLRAPKLKGKCGDCEYGELCGGCRARPFASHGDYLDEDLWCHYTPKGGPKIQPLTDSFDGPPPPWSEAAMERLHRLPFFLQKMVKQRVEKFGREQGVAMITPELMEALRKRTFGNETPVFDAGRFQGLIPKG; from the coding sequence GTGACGACCGACTTAGACCTCCCACTCCTGACTCCCCGACAGGAAGACTTCAAACCCTTCCTGATCGCCTGGAACCTGACCAAACGCTGTAATCTGCGTTGCGCGCATTGCTATCTCTCGGCCGGTGAGCGCGACGCGGGCTCGATCGACGAACTGACGACCGAGGAATGCTACCGCGTGGTCGACGAGATGGCGGCCGTCAACCCGGCGTCGATCCTCGTCCTCACGGGCGGCGAGCCGCTGCTGCGGCGCGATATTCCGCAGATCGCGCGCTACGCCACGACCAAAGGCATGATGGTCGTGGTGGGAACCAACGGCACCCTGCTTACCGACGCCAAAATCCGGGAGCTGCTGGACGCCGGGGTCATGGGCGTCTCGATTTCCGTGGATTCGCTCGACGAACACAACCACGACGCCTTCCGCCGCCTGCCCGGCGCGCTCAAGGGCTCGCTCGCGGGGATCGAAGCCTGCCGCCGCAACGGCCTGCAGTTCCAGGTTCATACCACGGCGAGTTCCATGAACTACGACGAAATCCCCAGGATCATGGAATTCGCCCATCGCGCGGGGGCTCGCGTCTACAACCTGTTCTTCCTCGTGTGCACCGGGCGCGGCGAAGAAATGTCCGACATCACCCCCGAGCAATACGAGCAGGTGCTCGGGTACCTGCTCGACGTTCAAACCAAATTTCCCGGCATGCTGGTGCGCTCGCGCTGCGCCCCGCACTTCAAGCGCATCGCCTACGAAAAGAATCCCGAGTCACCCATCACCAAGGCCCAGGGTTACGAGGGCGGCGGATGTTTGGCCGGTACGCATTACGCACGGATTACGCCGGAGGGCGACCTTACGCCTTGCCCGTTCATGCCGCTGTCGGTCGGCAACCTGCGGCAATCGGGATTCGAAGCGCTGTGGCACAACTCGCCGGTCTTCGCCGACCTGCGCGCGCCGAAGCTCAAGGGGAAGTGCGGAGATTGCGAGTACGGCGAGTTGTGCGGCGGCTGCCGCGCGCGCCCATTCGCCTCACACGGGGACTACCTGGATGAGGACCTGTGGTGCCATTACACCCCGAAGGGCGGACCCAAGATCCAGCCCTTAACCGACAGCTTTGACGGTCCGCCGCCCCCGTGGAGCGAGGCCGCGATGGAACGCCTCCATCGGCTGCCCTTCTTCCTCCAAAAGATGGTCAAGCAACGCGTGGAGAAGTTTGGCCGGGAGCAAGGCGTCGCCATGATCACGCCGGAGCTCATGGAAGCTTTGCGAAAACGCACGTTCGGCAACGAAACCCCGGTGTTCGACGCAGGACGATTTCAAGGGCTGATTCCCAAAGGCTAG